One window from the genome of Alkalihalobacillus sp. LMS6 encodes:
- a CDS encoding sensor histidine kinase, translated as MNVWLSLLFIGLANGIVANSTPELMENPFFWIIVGLMIAGICSEPLWPKPIYLYIILIFIVTMFINFYRVDHGWLIIWSFVFLSFYTRIDNRSYSFAVLVFLLFAIAGTTSNGASMSVALFISSISLYCAWSANQQRQLTNESEIKSETLVYENRLLKRQLIEEEDLVKQAERTRIARDVHDSVGHQLTALGMQLQMAELHGKEENHYLLGARQTARQALDEMRNAVQALEKEEVRGVAMIVRLIRKLEMESQVRVSLTTENGALSKQLSNEQSIALYRFVQEGLTNAMRHAYAKKVDVTLSVYAETSYVAIVKNEATPTALKEGFGLSQLRNRFEALEGQFFARFKEKDFYMKGVFPLEPKTNPDRGRSTDC; from the coding sequence ATGAACGTCTGGCTAAGCTTGCTATTTATCGGACTGGCAAACGGCATTGTAGCAAATTCAACTCCAGAATTAATGGAAAACCCTTTTTTTTGGATCATCGTCGGTTTAATGATAGCGGGTATTTGTTCTGAACCTTTATGGCCAAAACCGATCTATCTCTACATCATATTAATCTTCATCGTGACGATGTTCATAAATTTCTATCGTGTTGATCATGGTTGGCTGATCATATGGAGCTTTGTTTTCCTATCTTTTTATACACGAATCGATAATAGGAGCTATTCTTTCGCAGTACTAGTTTTCCTTCTTTTCGCTATCGCAGGTACAACCTCGAATGGGGCCAGTATGTCGGTCGCATTATTCATTTCCTCGATTAGTCTTTATTGTGCGTGGTCTGCAAATCAGCAACGACAGCTTACCAATGAGAGTGAAATAAAAAGTGAAACACTGGTCTATGAAAATCGCTTACTTAAAAGACAGTTAATCGAGGAAGAAGACTTGGTGAAGCAAGCAGAGCGTACCCGAATTGCTCGAGATGTTCATGATTCAGTTGGGCATCAGTTAACCGCTCTCGGTATGCAGTTGCAAATGGCTGAACTACATGGTAAGGAAGAAAATCACTATCTTTTAGGTGCTAGACAAACCGCTCGTCAAGCATTAGATGAAATGAGAAATGCTGTTCAGGCACTCGAAAAAGAAGAAGTTCGTGGTGTTGCCATGATTGTACGATTAATTCGAAAGTTAGAGATGGAAAGCCAAGTTCGTGTATCGTTAACAACTGAAAATGGCGCACTTTCAAAGCAATTGTCCAATGAGCAAAGCATTGCCCTGTATCGTTTTGTGCAAGAAGGATTAACCAATGCAATGCGCCACGCATATGCAAAAAAAGTGGACGTGACGCTTTCGGTATATGCAGAAACATCTTATGTTGCAATTGTTAAAAATGAAGCCACACCAACAGCGTTGAAAGAGGGGTTTGGTCTTTCGCAACTTCGGAATCGATTTGAGGCTTTAGAGGGACAATTCTTTGCTCGTTTTAAAGAAAAGGATTTTTATATGAAAGGGGTGTTTCCACTTGAGCCAAAAACAAATCCTGATCGTGGAAGATCAACCGATTGTTAG
- a CDS encoding response regulator transcription factor: MSQKQILIVEDQPIVRQGLKMMIEYGGEYDVQEASDGLEAVKIALSHHLDLILMDVRMPNMDGIHAVKEIRRLKKQAKIVMLTTFADEDYALQSLKLGANGYMLKDADRDSLMLSIKKALDGEMILDGQVASKIIPTLLEQNQVEQRATPNLTERERDIVRMVGEGLSNAEIAEALFLTVGTVKNYISQLFLKLHVRDRTQLAIYSIKNQI, translated from the coding sequence TTGAGCCAAAAACAAATCCTGATCGTGGAAGATCAACCGATTGTTAGACAGGGTTTAAAAATGATGATTGAATACGGTGGAGAGTACGATGTGCAGGAAGCAAGTGACGGTCTAGAAGCGGTAAAAATCGCACTTTCCCACCACCTTGATTTAATTTTAATGGATGTGCGCATGCCGAATATGGACGGTATCCATGCAGTGAAAGAGATTCGGAGACTGAAGAAACAAGCGAAAATCGTGATGCTGACAACGTTTGCGGATGAAGATTATGCACTTCAATCGTTAAAGCTAGGAGCAAACGGATACATGTTAAAGGATGCCGACCGAGACAGTTTAATGCTTTCAATTAAAAAAGCACTAGATGGCGAGATGATTTTAGATGGACAAGTCGCGTCGAAAATCATTCCTACATTACTTGAACAAAATCAGGTGGAGCAGAGAGCGACCCCGAATTTAACAGAGCGAGAAAGAGACATTGTTCGTATGGTTGGAGAGGGATTAAGCAACGCAGAGATTGCAGAGGCACTTTTTTTAACAGTGGGGACAGTGAAAAACTATATTAGCCAGCTGTTTTTAAAACTACATGTTCGCGATCGAACACAGTTAGCGATTTATTCGATTAAAAACCAAATATGA
- a CDS encoding ATP-binding cassette domain-containing protein: protein MSSLIETEQISKSFKSIQAVKDVGLYLKSGESVGLLGPNGAGKSTLIDMLSSLSKPTKGRIFFNGKPIFSQLKAFREKIGVVPQDLALYQELTAKENLLFFGKAYKLKGGLLHNRVSELLKMVELEERKNDQVKTYSGGMKRRLNLAIALIHKPDFLILDEPTVGIDPHSRRYLLDLIRTLQREEGKTILYTSHYMEEVEYLCDRIYILDRGSIIASGTNEEIKHILNQEWTYELLVNEKDGQLEDALHSLEAVKSVNQLERGYRVVSQEEGLFRSLLQVTETAGVEVQGIKVEEPTLEDVFLHLTGRSLRD, encoded by the coding sequence GTGAGTAGTTTGATTGAAACTGAACAAATAAGTAAATCATTTAAGTCTATACAAGCGGTAAAAGATGTAGGACTTTATTTAAAAAGTGGTGAGTCTGTTGGGCTGCTTGGACCGAACGGAGCTGGAAAATCCACGCTCATTGACATGTTATCGAGCTTAAGCAAGCCTACTAAAGGAAGAATCTTTTTTAATGGTAAACCAATTTTTTCACAACTGAAAGCGTTTCGAGAAAAAATCGGTGTGGTTCCCCAAGATCTTGCCTTATATCAAGAATTGACTGCAAAAGAGAACTTACTGTTTTTTGGAAAAGCGTATAAATTAAAGGGGGGTCTCTTGCATAATCGGGTCAGCGAACTATTAAAAATGGTTGAGTTAGAAGAGCGTAAAAATGATCAAGTAAAGACGTACTCTGGTGGAATGAAGCGACGATTAAATTTGGCGATTGCGTTAATCCACAAACCAGACTTTCTAATACTAGATGAGCCAACTGTAGGTATTGATCCGCACTCAAGAAGATATTTGCTCGATTTAATTCGAACCTTGCAACGTGAAGAAGGCAAAACCATTTTGTATACAAGTCACTATATGGAAGAAGTGGAATACCTCTGTGATCGCATTTATATTCTGGACCGAGGCTCAATCATTGCTTCAGGGACAAACGAAGAAATTAAACATATTTTGAACCAAGAATGGACCTATGAGCTTTTGGTAAATGAAAAGGATGGGCAATTAGAAGATGCGCTTCATTCATTGGAAGCAGTAAAATCTGTGAACCAATTGGAGCGAGGCTACCGGGTCGTTTCACAAGAAGAAGGTTTATTCCGTTCACTTTTGCAAGTAACAGAAACGGCAGGAGTTGAAGTTCAAGGGATAAAAGTAGAAGAGCCGACTTTAGAAGATGTGTTTTTACATTTAACTGGTCGTTCTTTGCGAGATTAA
- a CDS encoding ABC transporter permease yields the protein MSILRKELKQLLNDKAALLSTLLLPFISTMILGFALANTFGSQAELDNVSIAIVESSGLDEDISVALDELAVDEELLRQTAVPDSLFANIDEEIGVDYFSDSEEFIEEDYTAVIAIPAAYRYNVWLEQFGIESEREAEPFDVLLNSEQPREAIIVETMLNSYLEQVYVHAVLDEEEERSQNFGEVVVQGESPITSFEYYTYGMGVVYVFFTAGLMANFAFSEKKKKVYGRLLLANIQPVSYLFAKFVTSFFIVLLQLMVLFALSMLIFQLTVSQWGSFLAVIVVLCLSVASVASLLVAVTFRANSEKAANVFMLLIVSVLAFLGGSFFPTSDLSPVLAEIGRFTPNGHALQALIQSGQGATIDDVTGTLFYLSGFAVMLFVIAWIVFPSKGGTVK from the coding sequence ATGAGTATCTTGAGAAAAGAATTAAAACAGCTCCTCAATGATAAAGCTGCCTTGTTATCGACACTTTTACTGCCATTCATTTCTACAATGATTTTAGGATTCGCGTTAGCAAATACTTTCGGGTCACAAGCTGAACTAGACAATGTGTCGATCGCAATTGTTGAATCGAGTGGATTAGATGAAGACATTTCCGTGGCACTCGATGAACTTGCAGTGGATGAAGAGCTGTTGCGGCAAACCGCTGTACCGGACTCGCTTTTCGCCAATATAGATGAAGAAATCGGTGTTGACTATTTTTCAGATAGTGAAGAGTTTATCGAGGAAGATTATACAGCGGTGATTGCTATTCCTGCTGCGTATAGGTATAACGTATGGCTTGAGCAATTTGGCATTGAGAGCGAGCGAGAGGCTGAGCCGTTTGATGTTTTGCTGAATTCAGAGCAACCGCGAGAGGCGATCATTGTTGAAACCATGCTAAACAGTTATTTAGAACAAGTTTATGTACACGCAGTTCTTGACGAGGAGGAAGAACGATCTCAGAATTTCGGTGAGGTCGTTGTTCAGGGCGAATCGCCAATCACGTCATTTGAATATTACACGTATGGAATGGGTGTAGTGTATGTATTTTTTACAGCAGGCTTAATGGCGAACTTTGCGTTCTCTGAAAAGAAGAAAAAGGTATATGGTCGATTGCTTTTAGCCAATATTCAGCCAGTAAGTTATTTATTCGCAAAATTTGTAACGTCTTTTTTCATTGTCCTTTTACAATTAATGGTGTTATTTGCTCTATCCATGCTTATTTTTCAACTTACGGTTAGTCAGTGGGGAAGTTTTTTAGCGGTCATTGTTGTTTTGTGTTTATCTGTTGCGAGTGTGGCTTCACTTCTGGTCGCCGTTACATTTAGAGCGAATTCTGAAAAGGCAGCAAACGTATTTATGCTTTTGATCGTTTCGGTTCTCGCTTTTTTAGGTGGAAGTTTCTTTCCAACGTCGGATTTATCACCAGTACTTGCTGAGATTGGTCGTTTTACACCTAATGGTCATGCTTTACAAGCCCTTATTCAATCTGGTCAAGGTGCGACAATAGACGATGTAACAGGAACCCTTTTCTATTTATCAGGTTTTGCCGTCATGTTATTTGTGATTGCTTGGATCGTGTTTCCTAGTAAAGGAGGCACAGTAAAATGA
- a CDS encoding ABC transporter permease: MNAIFYQYWKEIIRAPLTLLLMIGMTVLFSVIMSSSSSSQLNVSVYSTELSDEQVNEKVTALHDEHSRFSFEVIDKTEAERYLTTQQEEAIVQLEADTYTIHAAYEEAPIVYMIEPAIRSHYMMAQVEERGDRATVNQELFAFESSVMEEEQGVDYNLHSLFGFTLFFSFFTMGFTILTIIELKENGVWNRLLLTPTSKTQLYVSNLLVAFVLTFTQIAIVLTIFMLFFNVDFYGGFWNLFLVIVPYLFATMAFGIFMSGIVTSSQQLSAVIPLFATSFAMLGGTFWPLDVVESDIMLALSYMSPLRYGLEMMAGATYGGWNLADFFLPSAILIFMGLAFTGIGIRLMERKAI; this comes from the coding sequence ATGAACGCTATTTTTTATCAATATTGGAAAGAAATTATTCGCGCACCGTTGACCCTCTTATTAATGATAGGTATGACGGTCTTATTCTCGGTTATTATGAGTAGTTCAAGCTCCTCGCAACTGAATGTTAGTGTCTATTCAACTGAACTATCTGACGAACAGGTAAATGAAAAAGTAACAGCATTGCATGACGAGCATTCACGTTTTTCATTTGAAGTTATAGACAAAACGGAGGCCGAGCGATATTTAACAACACAACAAGAAGAAGCGATTGTTCAATTAGAGGCAGATACGTACACGATTCATGCAGCGTATGAAGAAGCGCCAATCGTTTATATGATTGAGCCTGCTATTCGCTCTCACTATATGATGGCTCAAGTAGAGGAAAGAGGAGATCGTGCAACGGTCAATCAAGAGTTATTTGCATTTGAATCATCTGTAATGGAAGAGGAGCAGGGGGTGGATTATAATCTACACAGCTTATTTGGATTTACACTTTTCTTTTCCTTTTTTACAATGGGCTTTACGATTTTAACCATCATTGAATTAAAAGAAAATGGGGTATGGAATCGACTTCTGTTAACGCCTACGTCAAAAACCCAATTGTATGTTAGTAATTTGCTCGTGGCATTTGTGCTGACCTTTACCCAAATCGCCATCGTGCTTACGATCTTTATGCTCTTCTTTAACGTTGATTTCTATGGTGGTTTCTGGAATTTGTTTCTTGTCATTGTGCCTTATTTATTTGCTACTATGGCGTTTGGCATTTTTATGAGTGGCATCGTCACGTCTTCTCAACAGTTATCTGCTGTTATTCCGCTTTTTGCCACCAGTTTTGCCATGCTTGGAGGAACGTTTTGGCCTTTAGACGTTGTAGAATCAGATATTATGCTCGCACTGTCGTATATGAGTCCATTACGTTACGGTCTTGAAATGATGGCAGGCGCTACTTATGGAGGATGGAATCTTGCTGACTTCTTCCTACCAAGCGCAATATTAATCTTTATGGGTTTGGCATTTACGGGGATTGGGATTCGCTTAATGGAAAGAAAGGCGATTTAA
- a CDS encoding GbsR/MarR family transcriptional regulator, with product METTNYESSSDTKQLQKIREKFIHELSTNLHLYGMNESTGRLYGALLFEEQPLTLDQMSEQLGMSKTSMSTSIRQLTEAHMARKVWQKGVRKDLYSSEDDWYSSFIAIFTKQWRTAIDRNRKASDEMKEELLAMQENAPHLSDTIKVDLKKLNHANGYYDWLDEFVALLESGDIFKTLPKK from the coding sequence ATGGAGACAACAAATTATGAGTCATCTTCTGATACGAAACAACTCCAGAAAATTCGGGAGAAATTTATACATGAATTATCCACTAATCTTCATTTATACGGAATGAATGAGTCAACTGGACGTCTTTATGGTGCCCTATTATTCGAAGAACAACCCTTAACACTTGATCAGATGAGTGAACAGTTAGGAATGAGTAAAACAAGTATGAGTACGAGCATTCGTCAGTTAACAGAAGCTCATATGGCACGAAAAGTATGGCAAAAAGGGGTAAGAAAGGATCTTTATAGTTCCGAAGATGACTGGTATAGTTCTTTCATTGCGATATTCACAAAGCAGTGGCGCACAGCGATTGATCGTAACCGTAAAGCAAGTGATGAAATGAAGGAAGAGTTGCTTGCGATGCAGGAAAACGCGCCACATTTGTCGGATACCATTAAGGTTGATCTAAAAAAACTGAATCATGCAAACGGCTATTATGATTGGCTCGATGAATTTGTCGCCTTATTAGAGTCAGGGGATATTTTTAAAACGCTACCAAAAAAATAA